A stretch of Spirosoma oryzicola DNA encodes these proteins:
- a CDS encoding M14 family metallopeptidase: MFQFFRLVTVLLLFVQTTGWSQTLPSPKEHFGFTIGDDYQLATYTQTEAYFKKLATSDRTKLVDIGMTEEGRHQYMLIVSSPENIKKLDRYKEISQKLARAEGITKEQAMAMATEGKAIVWIDGGLHATETVGTHQLIETAWQLVSRKDPETLRILDNVVILLTHANPDGQEIVSNWYMREPKPEKRTLDYLPRLYQKYVGHDNNRDFFIMNMKESQNIGRQLFVEWIPQIMYNHHQRGPAGSVLAGPPYRDPFNYVFDPLMITGIDALGAAMINRLNAEDKPGFTRLGGSVFSTWYNGGLRTTTHFHNMIGLLTEIIGNPTPETVPLVPQRLIPNGNTPFPVTPQKWHFKQSIDYSLSLNYATLDYAARHRDELLLNIYRMGKNSIERGSSDYWTLSPKRVDAITQAYQTDLKKPRSDSSARPAASEGSRGGGMPIKYYDAVLKDPKLRDPRGFIITANQTDPATTVNFVNALIKTGILIQQATADFTVAGKKYPAGSYVVKTDQAFRPHILDMFEPQDHPNDFPYPGGPPIRPYDAAGWTLAYQMNVQFDRILDAFDGPFKKLPYGELQTPKGRMDASAGAGYVLNAQANNSFIAVNDLLKSGVDVYRLPSGSTGKSSVEPGTFFIPASAKAKAALEKATREFGVDATGIAKRPSGALVKVSPMRIALWDTYGGSMPSGWVRWLMEQYHFPMNIIRAQDIDAGDLRKKYDVIVFVTRAIPPVSNSGGGTRGEGEYQMREPKTEELPAEYRPWVGRITADKSIPQLKKFLEAGGSVVTIGSSTNLAYHLGLPVKNALVEMTNAGQERPLPAEKYYIPGSILRVTLDSTQQATWGMPSQTDVYFDASPVFKLAPDAIAKGTVKPLAWFSTNKPLRSGWAWGQSYLQDGVAAFMAPVGSGKLYAFGPEITFRAQAQGTFKLLFNQLYAISVGQ; this comes from the coding sequence ATGTTCCAATTTTTCCGATTGGTTACTGTCCTACTGTTGTTTGTTCAGACAACGGGATGGTCACAAACACTTCCATCACCCAAAGAGCATTTTGGCTTTACCATCGGCGATGACTATCAATTGGCAACCTACACGCAGACCGAAGCGTATTTTAAAAAGCTGGCTACGTCGGACCGCACGAAACTGGTTGATATCGGCATGACCGAAGAAGGTCGTCACCAGTACATGCTGATTGTATCGTCACCGGAGAATATCAAGAAACTGGACCGCTACAAAGAGATCTCACAGAAATTAGCCCGGGCAGAAGGCATTACCAAGGAACAGGCGATGGCGATGGCGACCGAAGGCAAAGCAATCGTCTGGATTGACGGGGGTCTTCACGCTACCGAAACGGTTGGTACGCATCAGCTGATCGAAACAGCCTGGCAGCTGGTCAGCCGGAAAGACCCCGAAACGCTTCGCATTCTGGATAATGTCGTGATTCTGCTGACCCACGCCAACCCCGATGGGCAGGAAATTGTCAGCAACTGGTACATGCGTGAGCCAAAACCCGAAAAGCGTACGCTGGATTATTTGCCCCGGCTGTACCAGAAATACGTTGGGCACGACAACAACCGCGACTTCTTTATTATGAACATGAAAGAATCGCAGAATATCGGACGGCAGTTGTTTGTCGAGTGGATTCCGCAGATCATGTACAACCACCACCAGCGCGGCCCGGCAGGTTCGGTACTGGCTGGTCCGCCGTACCGCGATCCGTTCAACTACGTCTTCGACCCGCTGATGATTACGGGTATCGACGCCTTGGGCGCGGCCATGATCAACCGGTTGAACGCGGAAGATAAACCCGGTTTTACGCGGCTGGGCGGCTCTGTTTTCTCAACCTGGTACAACGGCGGTTTGCGCACAACAACGCACTTCCACAACATGATCGGCCTACTAACCGAGATTATTGGCAACCCGACCCCCGAAACCGTGCCTTTGGTTCCACAACGGCTGATCCCGAACGGCAACACCCCGTTTCCGGTGACTCCGCAAAAGTGGCACTTCAAACAGTCGATTGATTACTCGCTCTCGCTCAACTACGCAACGCTCGATTATGCAGCCCGCCATCGTGATGAACTGCTGCTCAACATTTACCGGATGGGCAAAAATTCCATTGAGCGCGGCAGCAGCGATTATTGGACACTTTCCCCAAAACGGGTTGATGCCATCACGCAAGCCTATCAGACGGATCTGAAGAAGCCCCGTTCCGACTCCTCAGCACGCCCGGCAGCCAGCGAAGGCTCGCGCGGGGGTGGTATGCCAATCAAATACTACGATGCAGTCCTGAAAGATCCGAAGCTGCGCGATCCGCGTGGTTTCATCATTACAGCGAATCAAACCGATCCGGCAACCACCGTTAACTTTGTGAATGCCCTGATCAAGACAGGTATTCTTATCCAGCAGGCAACCGCCGATTTTACCGTAGCGGGCAAGAAGTACCCAGCGGGTTCATACGTTGTCAAGACCGACCAGGCGTTCCGTCCGCACATACTCGATATGTTCGAACCGCAGGATCACCCCAATGATTTTCCGTATCCAGGTGGCCCGCCCATCCGTCCGTACGATGCCGCTGGCTGGACGCTGGCTTACCAGATGAACGTTCAGTTCGACCGGATTCTGGACGCGTTTGATGGTCCGTTCAAAAAACTGCCTTACGGCGAACTGCAAACACCAAAAGGCCGTATGGACGCGTCGGCGGGCGCGGGTTATGTCTTGAATGCACAAGCCAACAACTCGTTTATTGCGGTCAATGATCTGCTCAAATCGGGCGTTGACGTTTACCGGCTCCCGTCGGGAAGCACCGGCAAATCGTCCGTCGAACCAGGGACATTCTTTATTCCGGCGTCGGCGAAAGCGAAAGCCGCTCTGGAAAAAGCGACCAGAGAATTTGGTGTCGATGCAACGGGAATCGCCAAGCGACCTTCGGGGGCGCTGGTCAAAGTTTCGCCGATGCGAATCGCTCTCTGGGATACGTACGGCGGTTCGATGCCGTCGGGCTGGGTACGCTGGCTGATGGAACAGTATCATTTTCCCATGAACATTATTCGCGCACAGGACATCGACGCCGGTGATCTTCGCAAAAAGTACGATGTCATTGTGTTTGTTACGCGGGCGATCCCACCCGTGAGCAACTCAGGTGGTGGCACCCGTGGCGAAGGCGAATACCAGATGCGGGAGCCAAAAACGGAAGAGCTACCCGCCGAGTATCGCCCGTGGGTAGGCCGGATTACCGCCGACAAATCGATTCCTCAGCTAAAGAAGTTTCTTGAAGCAGGCGGTAGCGTGGTAACCATCGGTTCCAGCACGAATCTGGCTTATCATTTGGGCTTACCCGTTAAAAACGCGTTGGTTGAAATGACCAATGCGGGCCAGGAGCGTCCGCTACCCGCTGAAAAATATTACATCCCAGGCAGCATTTTACGCGTCACACTGGATTCGACGCAACAGGCTACCTGGGGTATGCCTTCTCAGACGGACGTGTATTTCGATGCTAGTCCCGTGTTTAAACTAGCCCCGGATGCTATTGCTAAAGGCACTGTGAAGCCGCTGGCCTGGTTCTCCACGAATAAGCCGCTGCGTAGCGGCTGGGCCTGGGGTCAGTCCTATTTACAGGACGGTGTTGCCGCGTTCATGGCCCCGGTTGGGTCGGGCAAGCTCTACGCTTTTGGTCCGGAAATTACCTTCCGGGCTCAGGCACAAGGAACGTTCAAACTATTGTTTAACCAGTTATACGCGATATCCGTTGGTCAGTAA
- a CDS encoding TldD/PmbA family protein encodes MNRRDFIQLSGMGMGALLTAGIPASGVPILGHSVPSEYLLEPGVDVATKKRFADIALNAAKSKGATYTDVRIGRYLQQYMFTREKKVQNIVNAESYGIGIRVIANGTWGFAATSDVTPDAIARCAETAVAIAKANAKLQTEPVVLAPQKGVGEVSWKTPIKKNAFEIPVQQKIDLLMKVNGAAIDNGAAFVTSNLFLVNEQKYFASTDGSYIDQDIHRIWPTFTVTALDKGAGKFKTRDALSSPMGMGYEYLDGVASEKIAAPNGLVGYRYSYDMVEDAVLAAKQAKQKLTAKSVQPGKYDLVLDPNHLGLTIHESVGHPLELDRVLGYEANYAGTSFATLDKWKTKSFNYGSKLVNIVADKQQPYTLGTVGYDDEGVPSKEWDLIKDGILVNYQAIRDQAAILGEKESNGCCYADNWSSVQFQRMPNVSLKHGDEKRSVFDMIKGVEKGIYIIGRGSYSIDQQRYNFQFGGQLFYEIKNGQIAGMLDDVAYQSNTQEFWNSCAQLCDKDDYRTFGSFFDGKGQPSQVSAVSHGSATTRFNGVNVINTARKI; translated from the coding sequence ATGAACAGAAGAGATTTCATTCAATTGTCTGGCATGGGTATGGGAGCTTTACTGACCGCCGGAATTCCGGCCAGTGGGGTGCCTATATTGGGCCATTCCGTGCCGTCCGAGTACTTGCTCGAACCGGGTGTGGATGTGGCCACCAAAAAACGGTTTGCCGACATCGCACTGAATGCGGCCAAAAGCAAAGGCGCCACCTACACCGACGTGCGCATTGGACGGTACTTGCAACAGTACATGTTTACGCGCGAAAAAAAGGTGCAGAACATTGTCAATGCCGAATCCTACGGCATCGGTATCCGGGTGATTGCCAATGGAACCTGGGGCTTTGCCGCTACCAGCGACGTGACTCCGGATGCCATTGCCCGCTGTGCGGAGACCGCTGTCGCCATTGCCAAGGCCAACGCCAAACTGCAAACCGAACCGGTTGTGCTGGCTCCGCAGAAAGGGGTAGGGGAAGTAAGCTGGAAGACGCCGATCAAAAAAAATGCGTTTGAAATCCCGGTACAACAGAAGATCGATCTGTTGATGAAAGTCAACGGGGCAGCTATCGATAACGGGGCGGCTTTTGTTACTTCGAATTTGTTTTTGGTCAACGAACAGAAATATTTTGCCTCGACCGATGGATCGTATATCGATCAGGATATTCACCGCATCTGGCCGACGTTCACGGTGACTGCTCTGGACAAAGGGGCGGGTAAGTTCAAAACGCGCGACGCGCTCAGTTCGCCAATGGGCATGGGCTACGAATACCTTGATGGGGTAGCGTCCGAAAAAATAGCGGCTCCCAATGGCCTGGTCGGCTATCGGTACTCGTACGACATGGTCGAAGACGCGGTGCTGGCGGCCAAGCAGGCGAAGCAGAAACTGACGGCCAAATCGGTTCAGCCCGGTAAATACGATCTGGTTCTCGATCCAAACCATTTAGGGCTTACCATTCACGAGTCGGTTGGTCACCCGCTGGAACTGGACCGCGTACTAGGTTATGAAGCCAACTACGCCGGTACCAGCTTTGCCACCCTCGACAAGTGGAAAACAAAAAGCTTTAACTACGGTAGCAAGCTGGTTAATATCGTTGCTGACAAACAACAGCCGTACACCCTCGGAACCGTCGGGTACGATGACGAAGGGGTTCCTAGCAAAGAATGGGATTTGATCAAAGACGGTATTCTGGTAAACTATCAGGCCATTCGTGATCAGGCGGCTATTCTGGGCGAAAAAGAATCGAACGGCTGTTGCTATGCCGATAACTGGAGTTCGGTGCAGTTTCAGCGGATGCCAAACGTCTCACTGAAGCACGGCGATGAAAAACGCTCTGTTTTCGATATGATCAAAGGCGTCGAAAAAGGTATTTATATCATTGGTCGCGGGTCCTATTCGATTGATCAGCAGCGTTACAACTTCCAGTTTGGCGGTCAGCTATTCTACGAAATCAAGAACGGTCAGATTGCCGGAATGCTCGACGATGTGGCATACCAGTCGAACACCCAGGAATTCTGGAACTCCTGCGCTCAGCTTTGCGACAAAGACGATTACCGCACATTCGGCTCGTTCTTCGACGGGAAAGGCCAGCCTTCTCAGGTAAGTGCCGTCTCCCACGGTAGCGCAACGACTCGCTTCAACGGCGTTAATGTGATCAATACAGCTCGGAAAATATAG
- a CDS encoding TldD/PmbA family protein, whose translation MAILTKDEAKTIIDKVLSYSKADEMSVNLSGGRTGNIRYARNAVSTSGESTNLSLAVTAVFGKRSGTATVNEFDDASLEKTVRRAEEIARLAPENPEYVPMLGPQTYLSADPYAESTAKIDPAFRSQATFDSLDPCRKNNLTAAGYMEDSTRFTALGNTKGLSAYNRETSVEFSVTVRTADGLGSGYATRDVTDVSKLSTKDATEVAMQKAKASASARALEPGKYTVILEPAALLANVDASLLAAMMGSLDARSAEEGRSFLSKKGGGTRLGEKLFDERITIYSDPTNPEVPASPFGGGGGGRFGGGSDGRPQEKVTWIEKGVVKNLSYSRYWAEKKGVKAIPAPANFIMEGGTQSLADMIKSTEKGILVTRFWYIRPVDPQTLLYTGLTRDGTFYIENGQIKFPVKNFRFNESPVIMLNNLEALGKPVRMGGNLVPPMKIRDFTFTSLSDAV comes from the coding sequence ATGGCGATCTTAACCAAAGACGAAGCAAAGACGATCATTGATAAAGTGCTGTCCTACTCGAAGGCTGACGAGATGAGCGTCAACCTGTCGGGCGGACGGACGGGAAACATTCGCTACGCGCGGAATGCCGTCTCTACCAGTGGCGAAAGTACCAACCTGTCGCTGGCCGTTACGGCGGTTTTCGGCAAACGGTCGGGTACGGCAACGGTCAACGAGTTTGACGATGCCTCGCTCGAAAAAACGGTTCGCCGGGCCGAGGAGATTGCCCGACTGGCTCCCGAAAACCCGGAATACGTGCCCATGCTGGGGCCTCAAACGTATCTGTCGGCAGACCCTTACGCGGAAAGTACCGCTAAGATTGACCCTGCTTTCCGGTCGCAGGCGACCTTTGATAGTCTCGACCCCTGCCGAAAAAATAACCTGACGGCGGCTGGCTACATGGAAGATTCGACCCGGTTTACGGCACTGGGCAACACGAAAGGCTTATCGGCCTACAACCGCGAAACATCGGTTGAGTTTTCGGTTACGGTACGTACTGCCGATGGACTAGGCTCCGGATACGCGACCCGCGACGTAACGGATGTGTCGAAGCTCAGTACCAAAGACGCTACCGAAGTCGCCATGCAAAAAGCAAAAGCGTCGGCGAGTGCGCGGGCGTTAGAGCCGGGGAAATATACCGTTATTCTGGAACCCGCTGCTCTTTTGGCAAACGTAGACGCTTCGCTGCTGGCCGCGATGATGGGTTCGCTCGATGCACGCAGCGCCGAAGAAGGCCGTAGCTTCCTGAGTAAAAAAGGGGGCGGTACGCGCTTGGGCGAAAAGCTGTTTGATGAGCGCATCACCATTTATTCCGATCCGACCAATCCCGAAGTACCGGCGTCGCCGTTCGGTGGGGGCGGTGGTGGCCGCTTTGGGGGTGGCAGCGATGGACGTCCGCAGGAAAAAGTAACCTGGATCGAGAAAGGCGTCGTTAAAAACCTTTCGTATTCGCGCTACTGGGCCGAGAAGAAAGGCGTGAAAGCCATTCCGGCACCCGCCAATTTCATCATGGAAGGCGGTACGCAGTCGCTGGCCGACATGATAAAAAGTACGGAGAAAGGTATTCTGGTGACGAGGTTTTGGTACATCCGCCCCGTCGATCCGCAGACACTGCTTTACACCGGCCTGACCCGCGACGGAACATTTTACATCGAAAATGGGCAGATCAAGTTTCCGGTCAAGAATTTCCGCTTCAACGAAAGCCCCGTCATTATGCTCAACAACCTTGAAGCCTTGGGCAAACCCGTTCGGATGGGTGGTAATCTTGTACCACCGATGAAAATTCGGGACTTTACGTTCACGAGCCTGTCCGATGCTGTATAA
- a CDS encoding TldD/PmbA family protein — protein MNRRDFNQLLGMGAAGILMPSLPAFSRTVAPEALLEPGLDIAVKKRLADAALNAAKAKGATYADVRIGRYLNQFVLTRENKVQGIVNSESFGVGVRVIADGCWGFASVGDARDESVVAKAAETAVTIAKANARLLTEPVQLAPQKGFGEVSWKAPIKKNAFEVPIKEKVDLLLSCNAAAMKNGANFVNNVMFQVNEQKYFASTDGTYADQDIHRIGPSFTVTAVDPANGRFATRNSLSAPMGMGYEYLQVNPSDKVTGVTTRYNKGYDMLEDITAAAKQAKEKLSAKSVEAGKYDLVLDPSHTWLTIHESVGHPLELDRVLGYEANYAGTSFATLDKWQSKNFQYGSPAVNFFADKTQVGSLGAVGWDDEGVKTKQWDLIKDGVLVNYQAIRDQAHIIGEKESQGCCYADNWSSVQFQRMANVSLAAGKTPLSVQQMIKDVKRGVYIIGDGSFSIDQQRYNFQFGGQLFYEIKNGEIVGMLKDVAYQANTREFWNSCVAVCDESDYRLGGAFNDGKGQPSQSSAVSHGSATARFNGVNVINTARKI, from the coding sequence ATGAACCGTCGAGATTTTAATCAGCTTCTGGGTATGGGGGCTGCTGGTATTTTGATGCCATCTTTGCCCGCCTTCTCGCGTACCGTCGCCCCCGAAGCATTGCTGGAGCCCGGTCTGGATATAGCCGTGAAAAAACGGCTGGCCGATGCCGCCCTGAATGCGGCCAAAGCGAAAGGAGCCACCTACGCCGACGTACGGATTGGTCGCTACCTGAACCAGTTTGTCCTCACGCGTGAAAACAAAGTGCAGGGAATCGTCAACTCCGAATCCTTCGGGGTGGGCGTCCGCGTGATTGCCGACGGTTGCTGGGGCTTTGCGTCGGTCGGTGATGCCCGCGACGAGTCCGTTGTGGCCAAAGCCGCCGAAACCGCCGTAACGATTGCGAAGGCCAACGCCCGGCTCCTGACCGAACCCGTACAACTGGCCCCCCAGAAAGGATTCGGGGAAGTAAGCTGGAAAGCGCCGATCAAGAAAAATGCCTTCGAAGTACCCATCAAAGAAAAGGTCGATCTGCTGCTGTCGTGCAATGCTGCGGCCATGAAAAACGGTGCCAACTTCGTCAACAACGTGATGTTTCAGGTCAACGAGCAGAAATACTTCGCATCGACCGATGGGACGTACGCCGACCAGGACATTCACCGGATTGGACCCAGCTTTACCGTAACTGCCGTTGACCCGGCCAATGGCCGCTTTGCGACCCGCAATTCGCTCAGCGCCCCAATGGGAATGGGCTACGAATACCTGCAAGTCAACCCGTCGGATAAGGTTACGGGCGTTACGACCCGCTACAACAAAGGGTACGATATGCTCGAAGACATCACGGCAGCCGCTAAACAAGCCAAAGAAAAATTATCGGCGAAATCGGTTGAAGCGGGTAAGTATGACCTTGTCCTCGATCCGTCGCACACCTGGCTGACCATCCACGAATCGGTCGGTCACCCGCTGGAACTGGACCGGGTGCTGGGCTATGAAGCCAACTACGCCGGTACCAGCTTTGCCACCCTCGATAAGTGGCAAAGCAAAAACTTTCAGTACGGTAGCCCCGCCGTCAATTTCTTCGCCGACAAAACGCAGGTTGGGTCCTTGGGTGCTGTGGGCTGGGACGACGAAGGGGTCAAAACCAAACAGTGGGATTTGATCAAGGACGGTGTGCTGGTCAACTACCAGGCCATTCGCGACCAGGCGCACATCATCGGCGAAAAAGAATCGCAGGGCTGCTGCTACGCCGATAACTGGAGTTCGGTGCAGTTTCAACGCATGGCCAACGTATCGCTGGCGGCTGGCAAAACACCCCTGTCGGTGCAGCAAATGATCAAGGATGTCAAGCGCGGTGTCTACATCATCGGCGACGGCTCGTTCTCGATTGATCAGCAGCGCTACAACTTCCAGTTTGGCGGTCAATTGTTCTACGAAATCAAAAACGGTGAAATCGTGGGAATGCTCAAAGATGTCGCTTATCAGGCCAACACCCGCGAATTCTGGAACTCCTGCGTAGCCGTCTGCGACGAAAGCGATTACCGGCTGGGTGGAGCGTTCAACGATGGGAAAGGACAACCCTCCCAATCCAGCGCCGTTTCGCACGGCAGCGCAACGGCCCGTTTCAACGGAGTAAACGTCATCAATACCGCTCGAAAAATCTAG
- a CDS encoding TldD/PmbA family protein — protein MAILTKDEAKKIIDKVLSYSKADETSVSVSGSRTGNIRYARNSVSTSGETNNLSVAVTSVFGKRSGTATINELDDASLEKTVRRAEEIARLAPENPEYMAMLGPQTYLESNTYAESTAKIDPEFRAQAAFDSIDPCRQKNLTAAGYMEDNTGFTAIGNSKGLFGYNRSTGVDFSITVRTADGKGSGYANPDVNDVSKLSTKASTEIAMQKALASASARALEPGKYTVILEPTASVELLQNMMRSMDARSADEGRSFLSKKGGGTRLNEKLFDERVTIITDPLNADLPLSPFGGGGGGRFGGGGGEGVPQEKVTWIEKGVVKNMFYSRYWADKKGAKAVPPPSGFILQGGTQSLADLIKSTDKGILVTRFWYIRAVDPQTQLYTGLTRDGTFYIENGQIKFPVKNFRFNESPVIMLNNVEALGKPVRAGGNLIPPMKIRDFTFTSLSDAV, from the coding sequence ATGGCCATTCTAACCAAAGACGAAGCCAAAAAAATCATTGATAAAGTACTGTCCTACTCGAAAGCTGACGAAACCAGCGTTAGCGTCAGTGGCAGTCGAACGGGCAACATTCGATACGCTCGTAACTCCGTGTCAACCAGTGGTGAAACCAATAACCTCTCGGTTGCCGTTACGTCGGTTTTCGGCAAGCGGTCGGGAACGGCAACGATCAACGAGCTTGACGATGCCTCGCTCGAAAAAACGGTTCGCCGGGCGGAAGAAATCGCCCGCTTAGCGCCCGAAAATCCGGAATACATGGCCATGCTGGGACCCCAGACGTATCTGGAATCAAACACCTACGCCGAAAGCACCGCCAAGATTGACCCTGAATTCCGGGCGCAGGCGGCTTTCGACAGCATAGATCCTTGTCGCCAGAAAAACCTGACGGCGGCCGGTTACATGGAAGATAACACGGGTTTTACGGCTATCGGCAACAGCAAAGGGCTGTTTGGCTACAACCGTTCGACCGGCGTTGATTTTTCCATTACGGTCCGCACTGCGGATGGGAAAGGGTCGGGTTATGCCAACCCGGATGTCAACGATGTCAGTAAGCTCAGCACGAAAGCATCCACCGAAATCGCCATGCAGAAGGCGCTGGCGTCGGCAAGTGCGCGGGCGCTGGAACCGGGAAAGTACACGGTTATTCTGGAGCCAACGGCGTCGGTTGAATTGCTGCAAAACATGATGCGCAGCATGGACGCGCGCAGTGCTGACGAAGGCCGTAGCTTTCTAAGTAAAAAAGGAGGGGGAACCCGACTGAATGAAAAGCTTTTCGATGAGCGAGTTACCATTATTACCGATCCGCTGAATGCTGATCTGCCTCTTTCGCCCTTTGGCGGGGGCGGTGGTGGTCGCTTCGGTGGGGGCGGTGGCGAAGGCGTTCCTCAGGAAAAAGTAACCTGGATCGAGAAAGGCGTTGTCAAGAATATGTTCTACTCGCGGTACTGGGCCGACAAGAAAGGGGCTAAAGCCGTTCCGCCCCCGTCGGGATTTATTCTTCAGGGCGGTACGCAGTCGCTGGCCGATCTGATCAAGAGTACCGATAAAGGTATCCTGGTGACGCGGTTCTGGTACATCCGTGCCGTTGACCCGCAAACGCAGCTCTACACGGGTCTGACCCGCGACGGAACGTTCTACATCGAGAACGGGCAGATTAAGTTTCCGGTCAAGAATTTCCGCTTCAACGAAAGCCCCGTCATCATGCTTAATAACGTCGAAGCCCTGGGTAAACCCGTTCGGGCGGGTGGCAACCTGATTCCGCCGATGAAGATTCGTGACTTTACGTTTACCAGTTTGTCAGACGCGGTATAA
- a CDS encoding TldD/PmbA family protein — protein sequence MNRRNFNQLMGMGTAGILLPKLPAFSRNVSPEALLEPGVDVATKKRLADAALNTAKSKGATYSDVRIGRYLNQYVITREDKVQNIVNTESYGVGVRVIADGCWGFAAVVDAKNEADTAKAAEKAVAIAKANAKLMKQPVQLAPQKGYGEVSWKAPIQKNAFEVPIKEKVDLLLGVNNAALKNGANYVNSVLFMVNEQKYFASTDGTYADQDIHRIWPIFNVTAIDPKTGKFETRNALSAPVGMGYEYLQVNPSDKVTGITTRYSKGYDMLEDVTAAAKQARAKHTAKSVEAGKYDLVLDPSHLWLTIHESVGHPLELDRVLGYEANFAGTSFATLDKWQSKNFNYGSKQVNLFADKTQVGSLGAVGWDDEGVKTKQWDLVKDGTLVNYQAIRDQVHIIGENESQGCCYADSWGSVQFQRMANVSLAAGKTPLSVQQMIKDVKKGIYIIGDGSFSIDQQRYNFQFGGQLFYEIKNGEIAGMLKDVAYQSNTQEFWNSCVAVCDERDYRLGGSFFDGKGQPPQSSAVSHGSSTARFNGVNVINTARKI from the coding sequence ATGAACCGCCGAAACTTTAATCAATTAATGGGCATGGGCACGGCCGGGATCTTGCTGCCCAAGCTCCCGGCTTTTTCCCGCAACGTTAGTCCGGAAGCCTTACTGGAGCCGGGCGTCGATGTGGCGACCAAGAAACGGCTGGCCGATGCCGCCCTCAATACGGCTAAAAGTAAAGGAGCCACCTATTCCGACGTGCGGATCGGTCGTTACCTGAATCAGTACGTGATCACCCGCGAGGACAAAGTACAGAACATCGTCAACACGGAATCGTACGGCGTTGGTGTTCGCGTTATTGCCGACGGTTGCTGGGGCTTTGCCGCCGTGGTTGATGCGAAAAATGAAGCCGATACTGCGAAAGCGGCCGAAAAAGCTGTGGCCATCGCCAAAGCGAATGCCAAGCTGATGAAACAACCGGTTCAACTGGCTCCCCAGAAAGGCTACGGCGAAGTAAGCTGGAAAGCACCCATCCAGAAAAACGCCTTTGAAGTACCCATCAAAGAAAAGGTCGATCTGCTGCTTGGGGTGAACAATGCCGCCCTGAAGAACGGGGCAAACTATGTTAACTCGGTGCTGTTCATGGTCAACGAGCAGAAATACTTCGCGTCAACCGACGGGACCTATGCCGATCAGGACATTCACCGCATCTGGCCGATATTCAATGTAACGGCTATCGACCCAAAAACGGGCAAATTTGAAACGCGCAACGCCCTAAGCGCTCCGGTCGGCATGGGCTACGAGTACCTGCAAGTCAACCCGTCGGACAAGGTTACGGGCATTACGACCCGCTACAGCAAGGGCTACGATATGCTCGAAGACGTGACGGCTGCGGCTAAACAGGCACGGGCGAAACACACCGCCAAATCGGTTGAAGCGGGCAAATACGATCTGGTTCTTGATCCGTCGCATCTCTGGCTTACCATCCACGAATCGGTGGGTCACCCGCTGGAGCTGGACCGCGTACTGGGTTACGAAGCCAACTTTGCCGGAACCAGTTTTGCTACCCTCGATAAGTGGCAAAGTAAGAACTTTAACTACGGCAGTAAGCAGGTTAACCTGTTTGCCGACAAAACGCAGGTCGGTTCGCTAGGCGCTGTGGGCTGGGACGACGAAGGCGTCAAAACTAAACAGTGGGATCTGGTAAAAGACGGAACGCTTGTCAACTACCAGGCCATCCGTGATCAGGTACACATTATCGGTGAAAACGAATCACAGGGCTGCTGCTACGCCGATAGCTGGGGTTCGGTGCAGTTTCAGCGGATGGCCAACGTATCGCTGGCGGCTGGTAAAACACCCCTGTCGGTGCAGCAGATGATTAAGGATGTCAAAAAAGGAATCTACATCATCGGTGACGGCTCGTTCTCGATTGATCAGCAGCGCTACAACTTTCAGTTTGGTGGTCAGCTGTTTTACGAAATCAAAAACGGCGAGATTGCGGGTATGCTCAAGGACGTGGCATACCAGTCGAACACCCAGGAATTCTGGAACTCCTGCGTAGCCGTTTGCGATGAGCGTGATTATCGGTTAGGCGGCTCATTCTTTGACGGAAAAGGGCAACCCCCGCAGTCGAGTGCGGTTTCGCACGGTAGTTCGACCGCTCGCTTCAACGGGGTCAATGTCATCAACACAGCTCGAAAAATCTAG